In a genomic window of Schistocerca gregaria isolate iqSchGreg1 chromosome 5, iqSchGreg1.2, whole genome shotgun sequence:
- the LOC126272646 gene encoding uncharacterized protein LOC126272646 → MAAKYSWCVASTTKLIEMYEADEALYNVRHPDYKNRLRRLESYKNIAEIISSDIRPGCMAEDIKKKINGLRTNYSYEKAKMHKSKSGASTQAAYTPQVYWFQMLKFLDQATEAHKSVCNLESTESESERATPTFEEMFEHEMREPVACSEAQPQPQRQERPPTKRRKVTPDVATNVMEEASRTLKAMADAARTMTVHEDRYSTLGAHIAAELREMEKVGGREYTTATMHGLEWTLMDRWDFLHATARTQPSTQDISRLPCNRLE, encoded by the exons atggctgctaAATATAGTTGGTGTGTGGCGTCTACcacaaaattaattgaaatgtaCGAGGCGGATGAagcgctttacaatgtgaggcaccctgattacaaaaacagattacgaagattggagagctATAAAAATATAGCAGAGATCATTAGCAGTGACATAAGGCCTGGATGTATGGCCGAGGACATAAAGAAGAAGATAAATGGCCTCCGCACTAACTACTCGTACGAGAAAGCAAAA ATGCATAAAAGCAAAAGTGGAGCCAGTACACAGGCGGCGTACACACCACAAGTGTACTGGTTTCAAATGCTCAAATTTCTCGACCAAGCAACCGAGGCACACAAGAGTGTGTGTAATCTAGAGAGTACGGAAAGTGAGAGTGAACGTGCCACACCCACGTTTGAGGAAATGTTTGAG cATGAGATGCGAGAGCCTGTCGCATGCAGCGAGGCACAGCCACAGCCCCAGCGTCAAGAGCGGCCTCCCACTAAAAGAAGGAAAGTCACGCCAGACGTGGCAACAAACGTCATGGAGGAGGCCAGCAGAACACTTAAGGCTATGGCTGATGCTGCCAGAACCATGACTGTCCATGAAGACCGCTACAGCACCCTTGGCGCCCACATCGCAGCAGAACTGCGTGAAATGGAGAAAGTGGGCGGCAGGGAATACACCACTGCCACTATGCACGGTCTGGAGTGGACATTAATGGACAGGTGGGATTTTCTGCATGCGACAGCCCGTACACAACCGTCGACCCAGGATATATCCAggctgccttgcaacaggctggaatAG